The Streptomyces pactum genome contains a region encoding:
- a CDS encoding nucleotidyltransferase family protein, with translation MIGRLPLDEQLAALKSALARNEVLVEVLNRTAGLGLPNWYVTAGCLFQTVWNVVTDRRPTSGIKDYDVFYFDDRDLSWEAEDAVIKAVGEAFTGLPAEVEVRNEARVHLWYEQKFGVACAPHVSTEAAIDSFASTTCCLGVRLEWGGRWRVYAPHGLSDVFNLVVRPNPVLAPREVYEAKTARWQQQWPELTVLGWPSESAVQAPSPS, from the coding sequence ATGATCGGTCGCCTCCCGCTTGATGAGCAGCTTGCCGCCCTGAAGTCCGCGCTGGCTCGCAATGAGGTGCTGGTGGAGGTGCTGAACCGCACGGCGGGGCTGGGGCTGCCCAACTGGTACGTGACGGCGGGATGTCTGTTCCAGACCGTCTGGAACGTGGTCACGGACAGGCGTCCCACCAGCGGGATCAAAGACTATGACGTCTTCTACTTCGACGACCGCGATCTGTCGTGGGAAGCGGAGGACGCGGTGATCAAGGCCGTCGGCGAAGCGTTCACAGGGCTTCCGGCAGAGGTCGAGGTCCGCAACGAGGCTCGCGTCCATCTCTGGTACGAGCAGAAGTTCGGCGTCGCGTGCGCTCCTCACGTCTCTACGGAGGCGGCCATCGACAGCTTCGCGTCGACCACCTGCTGCCTGGGCGTGCGCCTGGAGTGGGGCGGGCGGTGGCGTGTCTACGCGCCGCACGGGCTCTCCGACGTGTTCAACCTCGTCGTACGCCCCAACCCGGTGCTTGCTCCGCGCGAGGTGTACGAGGCCAAGACGGCCCGCTGGCAACAGCAGTGGCCCGAGCTCACAGTTCTCGGCTGGCCGTCGGAGTCTGCCGTCCAGGCACCTTCTCCATCCTGA
- a CDS encoding cytochrome P450, producing MLLNRRSLWTHLRRWEQLAAHADGPFRLRFGTLFIADANAAREVLVDSADNYLPQSGFLRIGPTPLSQALRTEASRELIKVLARCDLDASFDVDAAVRELSDSRSRLRHQRWGVGLIRRYFAPVIADQHHTEINMLVDDYVTSSVVADDIVGHLVRRPHRSVPLIRAGFAEQLRRLPQRSADAADLADAVDLVDLVLGLPGELSSADRAQLLQRLVLSTVGFTGVTLEWVVLLGIQHGYNRPTVRPEEVRFLVRETLRLYPTAWRLVRVAATAHDIAGVSVHEGEHVLIGTHAIHRSGAVWDKPFEVCPSRWEKPTDDQRRSYLPFGKGEGMCPANGFAVKALEHLGYLILRNYRGSVRFRRRKPHVRTLLAPPAGWTRLTKDGETSFPPSNGVTDFGSPG from the coding sequence GTGCTCTTGAATAGACGGAGTCTGTGGACCCACCTGCGGCGGTGGGAACAACTGGCGGCGCACGCCGATGGTCCATTCAGGCTCCGCTTCGGGACCCTCTTCATCGCCGACGCAAACGCGGCCCGGGAGGTCCTGGTCGACTCGGCTGACAACTACCTGCCACAGTCCGGGTTCCTCCGGATCGGGCCGACGCCCCTCTCCCAGGCGCTTCGGACCGAAGCGTCACGCGAGCTGATCAAAGTCCTGGCCCGTTGCGATCTCGATGCGTCGTTCGACGTTGACGCCGCCGTCCGTGAGCTGAGTGACAGCCGCAGCCGTCTGCGGCATCAGCGGTGGGGAGTCGGACTGATCCGGCGGTACTTCGCCCCCGTCATAGCGGACCAGCACCATACCGAGATCAACATGCTTGTCGATGACTACGTGACATCGAGCGTGGTCGCGGACGACATCGTCGGTCACCTGGTGAGAAGACCACACCGTTCGGTACCCCTCATCCGGGCCGGGTTCGCGGAGCAGTTGAGACGCCTGCCGCAACGCTCGGCCGACGCGGCGGACCTGGCCGACGCGGTGGACCTGGTCGATCTGGTGCTGGGTCTGCCGGGGGAACTGTCTTCGGCGGATCGCGCGCAACTGTTGCAGCGGCTCGTCCTTTCCACGGTCGGTTTCACCGGCGTAACCCTTGAATGGGTGGTGCTGCTCGGCATTCAGCACGGGTACAACCGCCCAACAGTACGACCAGAGGAGGTCCGTTTCCTGGTCAGGGAGACGCTGCGCCTCTATCCAACCGCATGGCGCCTGGTCAGGGTGGCCGCCACCGCGCATGACATAGCCGGCGTCTCGGTGCACGAGGGTGAGCACGTTCTGATCGGCACGCACGCGATCCATCGGTCAGGGGCCGTATGGGACAAGCCATTCGAAGTGTGTCCCTCGCGCTGGGAGAAACCGACCGACGACCAGAGGCGGTCGTATCTCCCCTTCGGGAAAGGCGAGGGGATGTGCCCGGCGAACGGCTTCGCCGTCAAAGCTCTGGAGCACCTTGGCTACCTCATCCTCCGAAACTACCGGGGGAGCGTGCGGTTCCGAAGACGCAAGCCACATGTCCGCACGCTCCTCGCACCGCCAGCAGGCTGGACCCGCCTCACCAAGGACGGGGAGACCTCGTTCCCGCCCTCGAACGGCGTTACTGACTTCGGCTCGCCAGGGTGA
- a CDS encoding IS630 family transposase (programmed frameshift), producing MRYADGGGLTAAGRRRRESVRMQAAELFEQEIKPPEVARRLRVSLKSAYQWHQLWRDGGHEALASRGPSGSRCRLSPRCLEKLAAYLDEGPAAHGWVEDQVWTAARVATLIGRKFHVSYSVSGATRLMHRLGFSPQVPARRVAERDERAVTVWKEVTWAEVKEPGRPGGGYICFEDEAGFTRKPPRGRTWGRRGHTPVVTVSGRRSGRLSVAGLIAMRPGSRTRLCHRLRAHRAGRGKRRSMGERDFIALVDGVHQLLKAPIVLVWDRLNTHVSHAMRKLIAERAWLTVFLLPAYSPDLNPVEWVWAHIKRSLANLAVVALDRLEALVRNRLKRLQYRPGTLDGFIAGTGLTLDEPASP from the exons GTGAGATATGCGGATGGGGGCGGGCTGACCGCTGCGGGACGTCGGCGCCGGGAGTCGGTGCGGATGCAGGCGGCCGAGCTGTTCGAGCAGGAGATCAAGCCGCCGGAGGTGGCACGGCGACTGCGGGTGAGCCTGAAATCGGCCTACCAGTGGCACCAGCTGTGGCGGGACGGTGGTCATGAGGCTCTGGCCTCCCGCGGCCCGAGCGGATCCCGTTGCCGGCTGTCCCCGCGCTGTCTGGAGAAACTGGCTGCGTACCTCGATGAGGGCCCGGCCGCCCACGGCTGGGTGGAGGACCAGGTGTGGACCGCGGCGAGGGTGGCCACGCTGATCGGCCGGAAGTTCCACGTCTCCTACAGCGTCTCCGGTGCCACGAGGCTGATGCACCGGCTCGGCTTCAGCCCGCAGGTCCCCGCACGGCGGGTCGCCGAGCGCGACGAGAGGGCCGTCACCGTGTGGAAGGAGGTGACCTGGGCGGAGGTAAAAGAGCCCGGGCGGCCTG GCGGGGGCTACATCTGCTTCGAGGACGAAGCAGGGTTCACGCGGAAGCCGCCCCGGGGACGAACCTGGGGCCGGCGCGGGCACACCCCGGTCGTGACCGTCAGCGGGCGACGCTCGGGGCGGCTGTCGGTGGCCGGACTGATCGCCATGCGGCCCGGCTCCCGTACCCGGCTGTGCCACCGCCTGCGCGCCCACCGGGCGGGCAGAGGCAAACGCCGCAGCATGGGCGAGCGTGACTTCATCGCGCTCGTCGACGGCGTCCACCAGCTCCTCAAGGCACCTATCGTGCTGGTCTGGGACCGCCTCAACACCCACGTCTCTCACGCCATGCGCAAGTTGATCGCCGAGCGCGCATGGCTGACAGTGTTCCTGCTGCCCGCCTACTCACCCGACCTCAACCCCGTCGAATGGGTATGGGCACACATCAAACGCAGCCTGGCCAACCTCGCCGTCGTCGCGCTCGACCGGCTCGAAGCACTCGTCCGTAACCGACTCAAGCGCCTTCAGTACCGGCCCGGCACCCTCGACGGCTTCATAGCCGGCACCGGCCTGACTCTCGACGAACCTGCCTCACCCTGA
- a CDS encoding carbohydrate ABC transporter permease, producing MSATTTAPKSPLHRLRSATGSRRIFIHTVLIGVAIVMLYPLLWMLSSSLKPDTEIFTQPGLVPSSLRPENYSEGWSGSGNSFSLYITNSLIVTIGAVIGNVISCSLAAYAFARFEFRGKRIWFGLMLGTLMLPTQAVLIPQYTIFYNLTWINTFLPLIVPKFLAVDAFFIFLMVQFIRSIPRELDQAAMMDGANPFQIYWKIILPLMKPALITTTIFTFIWTYDDFLHQLVYLQQNDKFTVPLGLTLFLDQTSGSSYGAMFAMSTLALLPTLICFLIFQKRLVEGLSTSGMKG from the coding sequence ATGTCCGCCACCACCACGGCCCCGAAGTCGCCGCTGCACAGGCTGCGCTCCGCCACCGGTTCCCGCCGCATCTTCATCCACACCGTGCTCATCGGCGTGGCGATCGTCATGCTCTATCCGCTGCTGTGGATGCTGAGCAGCTCCCTCAAGCCCGACACCGAGATCTTCACCCAGCCCGGGCTCGTCCCGAGCTCGCTGCGTCCGGAGAACTACTCCGAGGGCTGGAGCGGCTCCGGCAACTCCTTCTCCCTCTACATCACCAACTCGCTGATCGTCACGATCGGCGCGGTGATCGGAAACGTGATCTCCTGCTCGCTGGCGGCCTACGCCTTCGCGCGCTTCGAGTTCCGCGGCAAGAGGATCTGGTTCGGTCTGATGCTGGGCACGCTGATGCTGCCCACGCAGGCCGTGCTGATCCCGCAGTACACGATCTTCTACAACCTGACCTGGATCAACACGTTCCTGCCGCTGATCGTCCCGAAGTTCCTGGCGGTGGACGCCTTCTTCATCTTCCTGATGGTCCAGTTCATCCGCTCCATCCCGCGTGAGCTGGACCAGGCGGCCATGATGGACGGTGCCAACCCCTTTCAGATCTACTGGAAGATCATTCTGCCGCTGATGAAGCCGGCCCTGATCACCACCACGATCTTCACCTTCATCTGGACGTACGACGACTTCCTCCACCAGCTCGTCTACCTGCAGCAGAACGACAAGTTCACCGTTCCCCTCGGCTTGACGCTGTTCCTGGACCAGACCAGCGGCTCCTCCTACGGCGCGATGTTCGCCATGTCGACGCTCGCTCTCCTGCCCACACTCATCTGCTTCCTCATCTTCCAGAAGAGACTGGTGGAAGGCTTGTCGACCTCGGGCATGAAGGGCTGA
- a CDS encoding carbohydrate ABC transporter permease, whose product MTTAKTDAAVKEQSAPVTPSDQRERDRMRRRLARRRGGGWWPYLFLAPWFIGLFGLTIYPMMDSLYLSFTDFDLLTPAQWVGVDNYDKMFTDDPVFWDSVHATLLYVVVSVPLKLALALGVAMLLNRDLKGIGLYRAAFYLPSLLGGAVAIAIVWRQVFGGDGLFNDFLAWFGIKGQDWISSPDTALYTLILLAVWQFGTPMVIFLAGLKQLPKDVYEAAAIDGASPVTRFFKITLPLLTPIVFFNVVLQIIDAFKTFTPAFVISNGSGGPLNSTMLYSLYLYKKGFTDLQMGYASALAWVLFLVIAGFTAVNFIASRYWVHYDD is encoded by the coding sequence ATGACCACCGCGAAGACAGACGCGGCAGTGAAGGAGCAGTCCGCTCCCGTGACCCCGTCCGACCAGCGGGAGCGCGACCGCATGCGCCGCCGCCTCGCGAGAAGGCGGGGCGGGGGCTGGTGGCCGTACCTCTTCCTGGCCCCCTGGTTCATCGGCCTGTTCGGCCTGACGATCTACCCGATGATGGACTCGCTGTATCTGTCCTTCACCGACTTCGACCTGCTGACACCCGCGCAGTGGGTCGGAGTGGACAACTACGACAAGATGTTCACCGACGACCCGGTCTTCTGGGACTCGGTGCACGCCACCCTGCTGTACGTCGTCGTCTCGGTGCCGCTGAAGCTGGCGCTCGCCCTCGGCGTGGCGATGCTGCTCAACCGCGACCTGAAGGGCATCGGCCTCTACCGCGCCGCCTTCTACCTGCCCTCCCTGCTCGGCGGGGCGGTGGCCATCGCCATCGTGTGGCGGCAGGTCTTCGGCGGTGACGGCCTGTTCAACGACTTCCTCGCCTGGTTCGGCATCAAGGGCCAGGACTGGATCTCCAGCCCCGACACCGCGCTCTACACGCTGATCCTGCTGGCCGTCTGGCAGTTCGGCACCCCGATGGTCATCTTCCTCGCCGGTCTGAAGCAACTGCCGAAGGACGTGTACGAGGCGGCCGCGATCGACGGTGCCAGTCCCGTCACCCGGTTCTTCAAGATCACCCTGCCGTTGCTGACCCCGATCGTCTTCTTCAACGTGGTCCTGCAGATCATCGACGCGTTCAAGACGTTCACCCCAGCCTTCGTCATCAGCAACGGCTCCGGCGGACCGCTCAACTCGACCATGCTGTACTCCCTCTACCTGTACAAGAAGGGCTTCACCGACCTCCAGATGGGATACGCCTCGGCGCTCGCCTGGGTGCTCTTCCTGGTCATCGCAGGCTTCACGGCGGTCAACTTCATCGCCAGCCGCTACTGGGTCCACTACGACGACTGA
- a CDS encoding ABC transporter substrate-binding protein: protein MGHQISRRTLFRTASGLAVTGALGSALSACSGGTGAGSTSSDLTMTWWGSDDRHNAYKKALAHFQQENPEIKIRETYSGYEGYFDKFNTNIAGGSAPDLLQMDTALVAQYARKGVLAPIDQYVGKALDLTGFSKTLLAAGTVDGKLYGVPSGIGVNQLTVNRTGLEKLGLKLPDREWTWADLRKISQDVHKKSGGKVHGVDDVGGGALQAFEVFAREHGQTFFSDDGKKVGFTADTLQEWWEYWAEMRRLNACPPPAITSAAHNDLTKNAVVIGKALFTFDIGVYGAGGSITEAQLDFLPTPQGDWSNAREGNYVNGGVLLSATKASKKVADSVKVMTFFAQDETAIKGMQLLRGIPPTEKARDLIASSLTETDKLNMECADYISQRVSKAANALPAPAPPPQGADQIWDLLFQSNLAVAFGKKTIKAQLGEFFDQAAGILGG, encoded by the coding sequence GTGGGTCACCAGATCTCGCGCAGAACCCTCTTCCGCACCGCGAGCGGACTCGCCGTCACCGGAGCGCTCGGCAGCGCGCTCAGCGCCTGCAGCGGTGGCACCGGCGCCGGCAGCACCAGCAGCGACCTGACCATGACCTGGTGGGGCAGCGACGACCGGCACAACGCCTACAAAAAGGCGCTCGCCCACTTCCAGCAGGAGAACCCGGAGATCAAGATCCGGGAGACCTACTCCGGATACGAAGGCTACTTCGACAAGTTCAACACCAACATCGCCGGCGGCAGCGCCCCGGACCTGCTGCAGATGGACACCGCCCTGGTCGCCCAGTACGCGCGCAAGGGTGTCCTGGCCCCCATCGACCAGTACGTCGGCAAGGCTCTGGACCTCACGGGCTTCTCCAAGACCCTGCTCGCGGCCGGCACCGTCGACGGCAAGCTGTACGGCGTCCCGTCCGGCATCGGTGTCAACCAGCTCACCGTCAACCGGACCGGCTTGGAGAAGCTCGGTCTGAAGCTGCCGGACCGCGAGTGGACCTGGGCCGACCTGAGGAAGATCTCCCAGGACGTCCACAAGAAGAGCGGCGGCAAGGTCCACGGTGTCGACGACGTCGGCGGCGGCGCCCTCCAGGCCTTCGAGGTCTTCGCCCGCGAGCACGGCCAGACCTTCTTCTCCGACGACGGCAAGAAGGTCGGCTTCACCGCCGACACCCTCCAGGAATGGTGGGAGTACTGGGCCGAGATGCGCAGGCTCAACGCCTGCCCGCCGCCCGCGATCACCTCCGCCGCGCACAACGACCTCACCAAGAACGCGGTCGTCATCGGCAAGGCCCTGTTCACCTTCGACATCGGCGTCTACGGTGCGGGCGGCTCCATCACCGAGGCACAGCTCGACTTCCTGCCCACCCCGCAAGGCGACTGGTCCAATGCCCGTGAGGGCAACTACGTCAACGGCGGGGTGCTGCTGAGCGCCACGAAGGCCAGCAAGAAGGTCGCCGACTCGGTGAAGGTCATGACGTTCTTCGCGCAGGACGAGACGGCGATCAAGGGCATGCAGTTGCTGCGCGGCATCCCGCCGACGGAGAAGGCCCGCGACCTGATCGCGTCGAGCCTGACCGAGACGGACAAGCTGAACATGGAGTGCGCGGACTACATCTCCCAACGCGTCTCGAAGGCGGCCAACGCCCTGCCCGCTCCGGCGCCGCCGCCGCAGGGTGCGGACCAGATCTGGGACCTGCTGTTCCAGTCGAACCTCGCCGTCGCCTTCGGCAAGAAGACGATCAAGGCGCAGCTCGGCGAGTTCTTCGACCAGGCAGCCGGGATTCTGGGCGGCTGA
- a CDS encoding ROK family protein, with amino-acid sequence MKLSESARAVFAVLAEAGTATRPQLAAGAGLSKPTVSSAVAELESAELAAHSGTVSGGTGRSAAVYGLGPAAGAVLAVDLGPSHTRVRGCALDGTLLAHGTGLREESADTVRKALDALPAGAPLRAVVVAVGDVAARDRQGVATRPATAKAGPAYDAMAVALPPGAPVHLENNVNCAALAELHEGAARGRDTFGYLRIGVGIGLGIVVGGHVLSGANGAAGEVARLPYPWDDGTEPRHEALEAHMGSRSLLGRAAEAWQGTDGPCPRTVERLFALADEGHGTARAVVDRHAADIGRLAAAVTAVLDPGLLVLGGGTGAYPQLLPGVRAELARLSWPTDVVSSMVGDNGTVAGASRLAVAHGRQTVTGGMRAKH; translated from the coding sequence ATGAAGCTGAGTGAGAGCGCCCGCGCGGTGTTCGCCGTCCTGGCGGAGGCGGGCACCGCCACCCGGCCCCAACTGGCGGCCGGCGCGGGGCTGTCCAAGCCGACCGTCTCCTCGGCCGTCGCCGAATTGGAGAGCGCCGAACTCGCCGCCCATTCCGGCACCGTCTCCGGCGGCACCGGCCGCTCCGCCGCCGTCTACGGACTCGGGCCCGCCGCCGGCGCCGTCCTGGCCGTCGACCTCGGCCCCAGCCACACCCGGGTGCGGGGCTGCGCTCTGGACGGCACCCTGCTCGCCCACGGCACCGGGCTCCGGGAGGAGTCCGCCGACACCGTGCGCAAGGCCCTGGACGCGCTGCCGGCCGGAGCCCCGCTGCGCGCCGTCGTCGTGGCCGTGGGCGACGTCGCGGCACGGGACCGACAGGGCGTCGCGACGCGCCCCGCGACCGCCAAGGCCGGCCCCGCCTACGACGCCATGGCCGTCGCGCTGCCGCCCGGTGCCCCCGTCCACCTCGAGAACAACGTCAACTGCGCCGCGCTCGCCGAGCTGCACGAAGGCGCCGCGCGCGGCAGGGACACCTTCGGCTACCTGCGCATCGGTGTGGGTATCGGCCTCGGCATCGTCGTCGGCGGCCACGTACTGAGCGGGGCGAACGGCGCGGCCGGAGAGGTGGCCCGACTGCCCTACCCCTGGGACGACGGCACTGAACCGCGCCATGAGGCCCTGGAAGCACACATGGGCTCGCGCTCCCTCCTGGGCAGAGCCGCGGAGGCCTGGCAGGGCACCGACGGCCCGTGCCCCCGGACCGTCGAACGGCTCTTCGCCCTTGCCGACGAGGGACATGGCACGGCCCGTGCCGTGGTCGACCGCCACGCGGCCGACATCGGTCGGCTCGCCGCCGCGGTGACCGCCGTGCTGGATCCGGGACTGCTCGTCCTGGGCGGCGGCACGGGCGCGTATCCGCAGCTCCTGCCCGGTGTACGGGCCGAGCTCGCCCGGCTGAGCTGGCCCACCGACGTGGTCAGCAGCATGGTCGGCGACAACGGCACCGTGGCGGGCGCGAGCCGGCTCGCCGTGGCCCATGGCCGTCAAACCGTGACCGGTGGTATGCGGGCGAAGCATTGA